One genomic segment of Sparus aurata chromosome 24, fSpaAur1.1, whole genome shotgun sequence includes these proteins:
- the LOC115576604 gene encoding uncharacterized protein LOC115576604 isoform X1: MDPKTSRAVAALGRPFSLGMLYDCRSDSLVPGMTLWDGNELEKDTRERPQFNSEFEIVASESIQDKSSALKVEASLKASFLGGLVEVDGSAKYLNDTKTSKNQARVTLKYEATTKFEALSMDHLGRGNVKHPYVFDKGLATHVVTAVLYGAQAFFVFDREASEKEDHQDVEGNLKVMIEKIPCLAVKGEGSLKMEDKDREKVEKFSCRFFGDFSLQKMPTSFQDAIQVYQSLPTLLGANGENAVPMKVWMLPLTCLDSSAAKLVRQISETLVQNSQSVLEDFSELEMRCNDTLKTTTSQQFPQIGTKIKTFKEMCSEFKLEFQQTLAKKLPSVRGGGEEEAVLAEILKKRHSSPFNSKDLNKWMDCKEREIHTLKSFTNMMKNTEIVSSETDLYSEILSADHAVCFVFTSLGSDEPYLSTLSEYLEESTKPAEARRSRTQDVEKEQWYTSREVADKMRSKAKLFSDFAEANKENKNIKFLAVGSTDETQKGSSIYLYKDGFSVTENFEPPSKPETLTVRDINHNSVTLKISPAKFGAEHITSYSVEYCVSGQDGWKEKTAAGAEEVTVSDLSPNTEYKFGCRAVTSVGVGPANEVSGSIKTLPPCSPPGKPQVEPNSREISVSWDKPAELRQDVQILCYIVEYAKTDSRVKEEDLHWNQKMSRTEKTIISGLQSETEYVVRVRCDCGEAGRSRESISSIFVVKEPLADAVKNRSSLLEHQSGRLPVYKVPLEEERLSVAGCRRFSFGKESFKRNRIIMLLGATGAGKSTLINGMINYILGVEWEDSYRFKLVHEDLSKSQAESQTSEVTVYKINHQEEFKIDHSLTIVDTPGFGDTRGIQRDKEITEQLRNLFTDQRGVSEIDAVCLVAQAALARLTPTQKYVFDSVLSIFGRDVAENIRVLVTFADGQLPPVLEAITASGVPCPTTQDWLPLHFKFNNSALFADNKSSAAGGKSEYGDFDQMFWDMGTNSMERFFNALNVIETKSLTLTKEVLRERQQLENSVENLQKKVKLGLAKLEEIKEVKEKLKDHEAEISRNENFEIEITVRNSWNQEVKERRTVKELQERFNQAKDAKKPVEAMIARLTAEYDRVQAEVMKLMESSAQCLNRLKEISLMPNPLSTPDYIDMLIEGEKCEGRPGWQQRVQHLMTIREQAEFMAKLERGEKLLR, translated from the exons ATGGACCCTAAAACCAGCAGAGCAGTGGCAGCGCTCGGCCGGCCATTCAGCCTCGGGATGTTGTACGACTGCCGCAGTGATTCTCTTGTTCCTG GCATGACACTGTGGGATGGCAATGAGCTGGAAAAAGATACAAGAGAAAGACCACAATTTAACAGCGAGTTTGAAATAGTTGCATCTGAATCAATTCAGGACAAATCTTCAGCACTAAAAGTTGAAGCTTCTCTTAAAGCAAGTTTCTTGGGTGGACTGGTTGAAGTTGACGGATCTGCAAAATACCTGAATGATACTAAGACTTCTAAAAATCAGGCCAGAGTAACACTGAAGTACGAAGCTACCACAAAGTTTGAGGCACTCTCTATGGATCATCTTGGAAGAGGCAATGTGAAGCATCCATATGTCTTTGATAAAGGGTTAGCTACACATGTAGTCACAGCTGTTCTTTATGGAGCACAAGCCTTCTTTGTCTTTGACCGTGAGGCGTCTGAAAAGGAAGATCATCAAGATGTTGAGGGTAACTTGAAGGTGATGATCGAGAAAATTCCCTGTCTTGCTGTAAAGGGTGAAGGTTCACTGAAAatggaagacaaagacagagaaaaggttGAGAAATTCTCCTGCAGATTCTTTGGAGACTTTTCACTTCAGAAAATGCCGACATCCTTTCAGGATGCAATACAAGTCTATCAAAGTCTGCCAACATTGCTGGGAGCCAACGGAGAAAACGCCGTACCAATGAAGGTCTGGATGTTGCCACTGACATGTTTAGATTCTTCTGCAGCGAAACTCGTCCGTCAGATAAGTGAAACATTAGTCCAAAACTCACAGAGTGTCCTGGAGGACTTCAGTGAGCTGGAGATGAGGTGCAATGATACCCTGAAAACCACCACTTCACAGCAGTTCCCACAGATTGGCACAaagattaaaacctttaaagagATGTGCTCTGAGTTCAAGCTGGAATTCCAACAAACCTTGGCAAAGAAACTTCCATCAgtccgaggaggaggagaagaagaagctgtgcTCGCAGAgatcctgaagaagagacattCTTCTCCTTTCAACAGCAAAGACCTGAACAAGTGGATGGactgtaaagagagagaaattcacACCTTAAAGTCTTTCACCAACATGATGAAGAATACTGAGATTGTCTCATCTGAAACAGACCTGTACAGTGAAATTCTCAGTGCAGatcatgctgtgtgttttgttttcacctcaCTGGGAAGTGATGAACCGTACCTCTCAACTTTATCAGAGTACTTAGAAGAATCAACCAAACCAGCTGAAGCTCGACGGTCTCGTACTCAAGATGTAGAGAAGGAACAATGGTACACCTCAAGAGAAGTAGCCGATAAAATGAGGAGTAAAGCAAAACTCTTCAGTGACTTCGCAGAGGCCAACAAGGAGAACAAGAACATTAAGTTCTTGGCAGTTGGTTCAACAGATGAGACACAGAAAGGTTCAAGCATCTACCTTTATAAAGACGGCTTCTCTGTCACTGAGAACTTTGAGCCTCCTTCAAAGCCTGAAACATTAACAGTCAGAGACATAAACCACAACAGTGTGACACTGAAGATTTCTCCAGCAAAGTTTGGAGCAGAGCACATCACCTCCTACTCTGTTGAGTACTGTGTCAGTGGacaggatggatggaaagaaaaGACGGCAGCAGGAGCTGAAGAAGTCACAGTGAGCGATCTGAGTCCAAACACAGAGTACAAGTTCGGATGCAGAGCAGTGACCTCAGTAGGTGTTGGACCAGCCAATGAAGTCAGTGGTTCCATTAAAACTTTACCACCTTGCAGCCCTCCTGGAAAACCTCAAGTTGAACCAAACTCAAGGGAGATATCAGTCAGCTGGGACAAACCTGCTGAACTCAGACAAGATGTCCAGATCTTGTGCTACATCGTGGAGTACGCCAAAACAGACAGCAGGGTGAAAGAGGAAGATCTTCACTGGAACCAAAAGATGTCAAGGACTGAAAAGACGATCATTTCAGGgcttcagtcagagacagaataTGTCGTCAGGGTCAGATGTGATTGTGGTGAAGCTGGAAGAAGCAGAGAAAGCATCTCTTCTATTTTTGTTGTGAAAGAACCACTTGCTGATGCTGTTAAAAACAGAAGCAGTCTGCTGGAACATCAGTCAGGTCGTCTCCCTGTTTATAAAGTTCCTCTGGAAGAAGAAAGACTGAGTGTTGCAGGGTGCAGGCGTTTTAGTTTTGGGAAGGAGTCTTTCAAACGTAATCGCATCATCATGCTTCTCGGAGCAACTGGAGCTGGAAAATCAACTCTCATCAATGGGATGATCAATTACATTCTGGGTGTTGAATGGGAGGATTCATATCGGTTTAAATTAGTTCATGAGGATCTATCAAAATCACAAGCTGAAAGCCAGACTTCTGAAGTCACTGTGTACAAGATCAACCACCAGGAGGAGTTTAAAATCGACCACTCACTGACCATAGTTGACACTCCAGGATTTGGAGACACAAGAGGCAtacagagagacaaggagatCACAGAACAGCTGCGTAATCTGTTCACTGATCAGCGTGGTGTCAGTGAAATTGATGCTGTGTGTCTCGTAGCTCAGGCTGCTTTAGCTCGACTCACACCAACACAGAAAtatgtgtttgactctgtgctCTCAATCTTTGGCAGAGATGTTGCAGAAAACATCAGAGTTCTGGTGACATTTGCAGATGGCCAGCTTCCACCAGTTCTAGAGGCGATCACAGCTTCAGGTGTTCCATGTCCTACAACACAGGACTGGCTGCCACTTCACTTcaaattcaataattcagcGTTGTTCGCAGACAACAAATCATCTGCAGCAGGCGGCAAGAGTGAATATGGAGACTTTGATCAGATGTTTTGGGACATGGGGACAAATAGCATGGAGAGGTTCTTTAATGCTTTGAATGTGATAGAAaccaaaagcttgacactgacaAAGGAGGTCCTCAGAGAAAGACAGCAGCTCGAGAATTCAGTTGAAAATTTGCAGAAGAAAGTTAAACTTGGGTTAGCCAAGCTTGAGGAGATTAAAGAGGTAAAAGAGAAACTGAAAGATCACgaggcagagatcagcaggaatGAGAACTTTGAGATTGAAATCACTGTCAGAAATTCTTGGAATCAGGAAGTTAAAGAAAGAAGAACAGTCAAAGAGCTGCAAGAAAGGTTCAATCAAGCAAAAGACGCTAAGAAACCTGTTGAAGCGATGATTGCAAGACTGACGGCTGAATATGATCGTGTTCAGGCTGAGGTGATGAAACTGATGGAGAGCTCTGCTCAGTGTTTAAACAGACTCAAGGAGATATCACTGATGCCAAATCCTCTCTCCACTCCAGACTACATCGACATGCTTATAGAAGGAGAGAAATGTGAGGGAAGACCAGGCTGGCAGCAACGAGTTCAGCACCTGATGACTATCAGAGAACAAGCAGAGTTCATGGCTAAattagagagaggagagaaactcCTCAGATAG
- the LOC115576692 gene encoding mid1-interacting protein 1-B-like, with translation MMQISDSYNQKNSLFNAMNRFIGAVNNMDQTVMVPSLLRDVPLDDTEDVKAVTAANGSAATNGAAYFQQDGDMYSSYVLLKSIRNDIEWGVLQGEERRKEKAGAAEVSRPETRDDDLEKEFHFHLNGLHAVLSKLTHKANTLTTRYKEEIGCRN, from the coding sequence ATGATGCAGATATCTGACTCCTACAACCAGAAGAACTCGCTCTTCAACGCCATGAACCGCTTCATCGGCGCCGTCAACAACATGGACCAGACGGTGATGGTGCCCAGCCTGCTGCGGGACGTCCCGCTGGACGACACCGAGGACGTGAAAGCGGTGACCGCCGCCAACGGCAGTGCCGCCACCAACGGCGCCGCCTACTTCCAGCAGGACGGGGACATGTACAGCTCGTACGTGCTGCTCAAGTCCATCCGCAACGACATCGAGTGGGGCGTCCTGCAGGGCGAGGAGCGGCGGAAGGAGAAGGCGGGCGCGGCCGAGGTGTCGCGGCCGGAGACGCGGGACGACGACCTGGAGAAAGAGTTTCACTTCCACCTGAACGGACTCCACGCGGTTCTGTCCAAACTGACGCACAAGGCCAACACGCTGACGACCCGCTACAAGGAGGAGATCGGCTGCAGGAACTGA
- the LOC115576678 gene encoding tetraspanin-7-like encodes MAPRRMETKPVIFCLKSLLLLYCFIFWVTGVVLLSVGLWWRFMLGPYMLLISNAPSNGPYVLTGTGVAIVLFGLFGCFATCRGRPWMLKLYAVFLSLVFMTELIAGISGFIFRHEIKGTFLTTFSDAVMRYDGRDDRSLAVDGVQRRLQCCGVYNYTSWFSSVYFPLGGVPASCCVTFSDCSVSDLKNATLAARKVHNQGCYELVTSFIESNMGIIAGVTFGIAFSQLIGASLACCLSRFINANQYEMV; translated from the exons ATGGCGCCGAGGAGGATGGAAACCAAACCGGTGATCTTCTGCCTgaagtcactgctgctgctctacTGCTTCATCTTCTGG GTGACAGGTGTGGTGCTGCTGTCGGTGGGCTTGTGGTGGAGGTTCATGTTGGGCCCCTACATGCTGCTGATCTCCAATGCCCCCTCAAACGGTCCGTACGTCCTCACCGGCACCGGCGTCGCCATCGTGCTGTTCGGACTGTTCGGCTGCTTCGCCACCTGCAGGGGGCGGCCCTGGATGCTGAAGCTG TACGCCGTGTTTCTGTCTCTGGTCTTCATGACGGAACTCATCGCTGGAATCTCTGGATTTATCTTTCGTCACGAG atTAAAGGGACGTTCCTCACGACGTTCAGCGACGCAGTGATGCGGTATGACGGACGTGACGACAGGAGTCTGGCTGTGGACGGCGTTCAGCGCAGA ctgcagtgctGTGGGGTCTATAACTACACCAGCTGGTTCAGCTCTGTGTATTTCCCTCTCGGTGGCGTTCCTGCCAGCTGCTGCGTGACGTTCTCTGACTGCAGCGTGTCCGACCTGAAGAACGCCACTCTGGCTGCTCGCAAAGTCCACAACCAG GGCTGTTACGAGCTGGTGACGTCCTTCATCGAGAGCAACATGGGAATCATCGCTGGAGTTACCTTCGGCATCGCCTTCTCTCAG CTGATAGGAGCGTCTCTGGCCTGCTGCTTGTCTCGCTTCATCAACGCCAACCAGTACGAGATGGTTtga
- the LOC115576604 gene encoding verrucotoxin subunit beta-like isoform X2: MDPKTSRAVAALGRPFSLGMLYDCRSDSLVPGMTLWDGNELEKDTRERPQFNSEFEIVASESIQDKSSALKVEASLKASFLGGLVEVDGSAKYLNDTKTSKNQARVTLKYEATTKFEALSMDHLGRGNVKHPYVFDKGLATHVVTAVLYGAQAFFVFDREASEKEDHQDVEGNLKVMIEKIPCLAVKGEGSLKMEDKDREKVEKFSCRFFGDFSLQKMPTSFQDAIQVYQSLPTLLGANGENAVPMKVWMLPLTCLDSSAAKLVRQISETLVQNSQSVLEDFSELEMRCNDTLKTTTSQQFPQIGTKIKTFKEMCSEFKLEFQQTLAKKLPSVRGGGEEEAVLAEILKKRHSSPFNSKDLNKWMDCKEREIHTLKSFTNMMKNTEIVSSETDLYSEILSADHAVCFVFTSLGSDEPYLSTLSEYLEESTKPAEARRSRTQDVEKEQWYTSREVADKMRSKAKLFSDFAEANKENKNIKFLAVGSTDETQKGSSIYLYKDGFSVTENFEPPSKPETLTVRDINHNSVTLKISPAKFGAEHITSYSVEYCVSGQDGWKEKTAAGAEEVTVSDLSPNTEYKFGCRAVTSVGVGPANEVSGSIKTLPPCSPPGKPQVEPNSREISVSWDKPAELRQDVQILCYIVEYAKTDSRVKEEDLHWNQKMSRTEKTIISGLQSETEYVVRVRCDCGEAGRSRESISSIFVVKEPLADAVKNRSSLLEHQSGRLPVYKVPLEEERLSVAGCRRFSFGKESFKRNRIIMLLGATGAGKSTLINGMINYILGVEWEDSYRFKLVHEDLSKSQAESQTSEVTVYKINHQEEFKIDHSLTIVDTPGFGDTRGIQRDKEITEQLRNLFTDQRGVSEIDAVCLVAQAALARLTPTQKYVFDSVLSIFGRDVAENIRVLVTFADGQLPPVLEAITASGVPCPTTQDWLPLHFKFNNSALFADNKSSAAGGKSEYGDFDQMFWDMGTNSMERFFNALNVIETDGELCSVFKQTQGDITDAKSSLHSRLHRHAYRRREM, encoded by the exons ATGGACCCTAAAACCAGCAGAGCAGTGGCAGCGCTCGGCCGGCCATTCAGCCTCGGGATGTTGTACGACTGCCGCAGTGATTCTCTTGTTCCTG GCATGACACTGTGGGATGGCAATGAGCTGGAAAAAGATACAAGAGAAAGACCACAATTTAACAGCGAGTTTGAAATAGTTGCATCTGAATCAATTCAGGACAAATCTTCAGCACTAAAAGTTGAAGCTTCTCTTAAAGCAAGTTTCTTGGGTGGACTGGTTGAAGTTGACGGATCTGCAAAATACCTGAATGATACTAAGACTTCTAAAAATCAGGCCAGAGTAACACTGAAGTACGAAGCTACCACAAAGTTTGAGGCACTCTCTATGGATCATCTTGGAAGAGGCAATGTGAAGCATCCATATGTCTTTGATAAAGGGTTAGCTACACATGTAGTCACAGCTGTTCTTTATGGAGCACAAGCCTTCTTTGTCTTTGACCGTGAGGCGTCTGAAAAGGAAGATCATCAAGATGTTGAGGGTAACTTGAAGGTGATGATCGAGAAAATTCCCTGTCTTGCTGTAAAGGGTGAAGGTTCACTGAAAatggaagacaaagacagagaaaaggttGAGAAATTCTCCTGCAGATTCTTTGGAGACTTTTCACTTCAGAAAATGCCGACATCCTTTCAGGATGCAATACAAGTCTATCAAAGTCTGCCAACATTGCTGGGAGCCAACGGAGAAAACGCCGTACCAATGAAGGTCTGGATGTTGCCACTGACATGTTTAGATTCTTCTGCAGCGAAACTCGTCCGTCAGATAAGTGAAACATTAGTCCAAAACTCACAGAGTGTCCTGGAGGACTTCAGTGAGCTGGAGATGAGGTGCAATGATACCCTGAAAACCACCACTTCACAGCAGTTCCCACAGATTGGCACAaagattaaaacctttaaagagATGTGCTCTGAGTTCAAGCTGGAATTCCAACAAACCTTGGCAAAGAAACTTCCATCAgtccgaggaggaggagaagaagaagctgtgcTCGCAGAgatcctgaagaagagacattCTTCTCCTTTCAACAGCAAAGACCTGAACAAGTGGATGGactgtaaagagagagaaattcacACCTTAAAGTCTTTCACCAACATGATGAAGAATACTGAGATTGTCTCATCTGAAACAGACCTGTACAGTGAAATTCTCAGTGCAGatcatgctgtgtgttttgttttcacctcaCTGGGAAGTGATGAACCGTACCTCTCAACTTTATCAGAGTACTTAGAAGAATCAACCAAACCAGCTGAAGCTCGACGGTCTCGTACTCAAGATGTAGAGAAGGAACAATGGTACACCTCAAGAGAAGTAGCCGATAAAATGAGGAGTAAAGCAAAACTCTTCAGTGACTTCGCAGAGGCCAACAAGGAGAACAAGAACATTAAGTTCTTGGCAGTTGGTTCAACAGATGAGACACAGAAAGGTTCAAGCATCTACCTTTATAAAGACGGCTTCTCTGTCACTGAGAACTTTGAGCCTCCTTCAAAGCCTGAAACATTAACAGTCAGAGACATAAACCACAACAGTGTGACACTGAAGATTTCTCCAGCAAAGTTTGGAGCAGAGCACATCACCTCCTACTCTGTTGAGTACTGTGTCAGTGGacaggatggatggaaagaaaaGACGGCAGCAGGAGCTGAAGAAGTCACAGTGAGCGATCTGAGTCCAAACACAGAGTACAAGTTCGGATGCAGAGCAGTGACCTCAGTAGGTGTTGGACCAGCCAATGAAGTCAGTGGTTCCATTAAAACTTTACCACCTTGCAGCCCTCCTGGAAAACCTCAAGTTGAACCAAACTCAAGGGAGATATCAGTCAGCTGGGACAAACCTGCTGAACTCAGACAAGATGTCCAGATCTTGTGCTACATCGTGGAGTACGCCAAAACAGACAGCAGGGTGAAAGAGGAAGATCTTCACTGGAACCAAAAGATGTCAAGGACTGAAAAGACGATCATTTCAGGgcttcagtcagagacagaataTGTCGTCAGGGTCAGATGTGATTGTGGTGAAGCTGGAAGAAGCAGAGAAAGCATCTCTTCTATTTTTGTTGTGAAAGAACCACTTGCTGATGCTGTTAAAAACAGAAGCAGTCTGCTGGAACATCAGTCAGGTCGTCTCCCTGTTTATAAAGTTCCTCTGGAAGAAGAAAGACTGAGTGTTGCAGGGTGCAGGCGTTTTAGTTTTGGGAAGGAGTCTTTCAAACGTAATCGCATCATCATGCTTCTCGGAGCAACTGGAGCTGGAAAATCAACTCTCATCAATGGGATGATCAATTACATTCTGGGTGTTGAATGGGAGGATTCATATCGGTTTAAATTAGTTCATGAGGATCTATCAAAATCACAAGCTGAAAGCCAGACTTCTGAAGTCACTGTGTACAAGATCAACCACCAGGAGGAGTTTAAAATCGACCACTCACTGACCATAGTTGACACTCCAGGATTTGGAGACACAAGAGGCAtacagagagacaaggagatCACAGAACAGCTGCGTAATCTGTTCACTGATCAGCGTGGTGTCAGTGAAATTGATGCTGTGTGTCTCGTAGCTCAGGCTGCTTTAGCTCGACTCACACCAACACAGAAAtatgtgtttgactctgtgctCTCAATCTTTGGCAGAGATGTTGCAGAAAACATCAGAGTTCTGGTGACATTTGCAGATGGCCAGCTTCCACCAGTTCTAGAGGCGATCACAGCTTCAGGTGTTCCATGTCCTACAACACAGGACTGGCTGCCACTTCACTTcaaattcaataattcagcGTTGTTCGCAGACAACAAATCATCTGCAGCAGGCGGCAAGAGTGAATATGGAGACTTTGATCAGATGTTTTGGGACATGGGGACAAATAGCATGGAGAGGTTCTTTAATGCTTTGAATGTGATA GAAACTGATGGAGAGCTCTGCTCAGTGTTTAAACAGACTCAAGGAGATATCACTGATGCCAAATCCTCTCTCCACTCCAGACTACATCGACATGCTTATAGAAGGAGAGAAATGTGA